GTGACTGAAGCCTTGGTACATTCTTCAGCTGATCTTGATGCGGAATGTCCTTTTAGGATGTCTGGGCACAGAGAAGAAGGAGCCCCTTGCAGGCTGACCCTGTTTGGacaccctgctcctcaccccaacCTCACCATGTCTGACATCGCCCACCTGGGACTGACAGCCCACAGGATAcaaaaaattatgcatttttctttaaaaacacaacTTGTTTAATTAGTGACTTAAAACATATTCTTCTCATTTAAAATACTATTCTagatttttattactttttaatatgtatattaaaaaaacgTTTATTTTTAGAAACCAAAAAAACTATATGTCATTGGTTCTAAGTAACACATTTCCCTTCATTAATTCGTTGACCACTGTTGGCtattcttttctccctctttatGCTAATTAGACCTATTTCTAGTCCTTTTGTCATCCTTTTGTATCATTTTGTGAGACAGGGTAAAAGGAGACGCTTCAGGGTCCGTGGAGACATTTCTAGGGAACatttggggcagttttgggtCTTGGGAGGAAATTTAGACAAAACATGAGGCTCTGGAGGCAACTTGGGGCGCCGGGTGGGCACTTGGAGGGGCCCTTAGGGATTCTGTCGGACAATTCGGGGTCCGGGGGAGCACTTGGGGCTCCAGGGGGCACTCGGAGGTCAGGGAGGGGAATCTGGGGGCCCTTCGGGGTCCGGGCGGGCACTTGGGGGACTCTGAGGGGGCTCTCTGGGGCGCGGGGCATGATGGGAGTTGTAGGCGCGGGTAGGACACGGTTGAACGGGGCCGCGGAGCATCACGGGAGTTCAAAGCACAGCGCCAATGGCTCTCAGGGGCGCGGGGCATGCTGGGAGATGAAGTCAGGGATGGAATAGCGCTCTACCGGCGCCGCGGAGCATGCTGGGAGCTGTAGTCCCGGAAGTGGCTCCAACAGGGCGTTTGGGGATCGGGGAAGGCACTTGGGGGACACTTTTGGGTCCGAGCCACGAGTGCAGGTCCTCAGCAGGGAATTTACACGGTTCGGGAGCACTTGGGGGAGCTTGGGGAGCTCTAACCGGGCTCTTTAGGGCGCGGGGCACTGCATGAGTTTCCGGCGCGGAACTGTGTTATGAGGGGCTCTGAGGCCGCGGGGGATGACAGGAGATGAATTCCCAGAAGCGGCTCTAACGGGCATCTGTGGGGTTGGAGCATTCAGGGGATCTGGGGACGCTTTTGGGGGTCACGAACTGGCGCTGAGGGGATCTTACAGACCCTGGAGGGTCTGGGGGACACTGATGGGACACACGGGGGGCGATACCGGGGTTCTGTGGAGCGCGGGGCATGACGGGAGTTAtaggcaaaaagaaaatgatggcGCCGACAGCAGGCACCGCCTCCGAGGTCCCGATTCTCGGCGCTGATTGGCTGCGAATGGTGATTGGCAGAAGGCTCGGCAAATGGGCGGAGGTGGGAACAGCCAATTCAACCCCTCCAGTGCCTCCCAGTACACCCCAGTTCATTCCCAGTAAAGCCCAGTACATCCCTCCAATGCCCCTCCAGGCCCTCCAAGTACAGACCAGTCCCTCCCAATACAGCCAAGTTCGTTCCCATTCCCTTCCAGTTACTCCCAGTGTCGTCAGTAGTGCACCCAATGTCCCCCAGTCttccccacagtgtccccagtgtccccacttTGCCCCAGTATCATTCCCAGTATGTTCTGGTGTGTTCCAGTATGTCCCAGGACGTCTCAGTGTACCCCCACAGTCCATCCCATTCTGCCCAGATTCCCCCTCAGCATTCCCTGTGTTCCCAGGTTGTCCCAGTCCTCCCCAGTGTCGCTCCCAGTATGTCCCAGTGTCTCCCACAGCGTTCCCAGTGTTGCCCAGTATGTCCCAGTCCTCCCCAGTGTTTCCAAGGACACTGGAACTGCTCACGGTGTCCGTggcccccaaacccagcagtggGGTCAGTGCAGTGTCCGTGGGCACAGCCCCTTGCAGGGCCCAGTGCAGGTTGGGATGATGACCCACCCTCAcagctggcccagggcagggctggaggggtttTGGTGGCACCTTGGGCTGGCACACACTTGAGGAGTGGGTCTGTTTTCAGTGGGGAAAGTTAGGAATTTTACATTGCttcaaaaaatagaaaatctcTTTATTCCTGAGTGCACTCCAAGCAAAGCAGGTCCCAGGTGAGGGAGGACACACAGGATGGGCTTGGGCAATGTGCAGCAAGGTTGTCCACACTGGCTCAGCCCTcaaggcacagcttctctgagcaggccAGGCCTCCTGAGGAGAGACCCTGGATCAATGTCAATCACAGAATGCTGCAATCACCTCTGCTCCAAAGAGAACAGTATTAAAACAGACTCTTTATAACAGGAATGTGTATTTCTTAGAAGATCTGTGAAATCTTTCTCTAAAAGTGTTTCTCCATAATTTCCTTATGAACTGCACCAGACCCCAGAGGGAAATCAAGGCAGAGCCGTGCTTTGTTAGAACCTTCTTGATCCCACTGAGCCCTCTGGTGCATTTGGTGCTGAGCCCTGGAACCTCAGGGCCTGAAAGGAGATTGCACAAACCTTTCCTGACAGGTCCTGTCAGTGCTGGCATTGTCAGAGCACTCCCAGAGACTCACCTgcattgctctgcagccagagctttCTCCCCTGATGGGCTCTCTCCTGTGCTCCCACCCCAGGCTACCTTCACCCTCtttctcccttctgctgcctgcccttgctgcctgcaggaaCTGCCCTTCTCTGCCCTGTGGCCTCCTCCTCTGTGCCAGAGGAACTGGGAGAGCCCTTGCAAAAGATCCTGGAAACTGTGGGATGTGCCAGCCTTAGGAGACCCCTCCAGGAATGGAAGTTTAACTTTGCTACAGCCAGAGAATGATTGATGCAAACACTGTGCAGATTTCTCCCCTAGCGAGAGCTCAgtccccctcccagcccaggctgctcccatctctctgtgcctctgtgctgtgcccggggtggctgcaggcagtgccccagccctgctgggctggagaggagctgctcctgggcagagctgtctctgcagtgctgcccttgcCAGGAGttgcctctgtgccaggagcccgGCCCAgatcagcagcacagacacagcaccaGGACTTCTCTTATGGGTTGGGGGCTGAGTCCCTGAACATCAGTCCTTGAGAGGGAGTTGAAGAAATCTCTCAAGCATTCAAAATCAGAACTAAACTCCAAAGTTTCTTGAGGTTTGAATGGGTTCTACTGAAGGACACGACTTTGAAAGTGTCCCCAAGTTCCAGTGTGAGCAGGACACTTTAGGATTTCAAATAAGGTAAAAACCTTATTCCACAACTCAGTATTTAACCCcatcttttcttcagttttcaacAGGAAGACAGGCTGTCCTCAGGACAAGAGTTCTCCTCAGCTGGtagatgggcacagggagcagaagagcccccctgcaatccaggaggaagcagctggggacctgctgagccactcagatgctcacaggtgtctctgggaccagatgggatccatgctagggccatgagggagctgctggatgagctccccaagctgctctccatcatttctcctcagtcctggctcagcagggagggcccagaggcctggaggtgccaatgggagcccatccccaagaagggctgcaaggaggatgtggggaactgcaggcctgtcagcctgccctgggtgcccagcaaggggatggaacagatccccttgagagccatcccagggcacccccaggatgccccagggatcagaggcagccagcggggattgcaatatctgcactgaggatctgcaggaggggattgagtccagcatcagcaaatttgcaggtgacaccaagctgggtgtgagtgtggatgtgctggagggtaggagggctctgcacagggccctgcacaggctggatccagggcccaaatccaacagggtgaggctgaacaagaccaagggccgggtcctgcactttggccacaacaagccctgcagtgctccaggctggggacagagtgtctggacagtgggcaggcagaaagggacgtggggcagtgctggacagcaggctggacatgaggcagcagtgtgggcaggtgggcaagaaggccaatggctcctggcctggatcaggaatggtgtgggcagcaggagcagggcagggattcttgccctgtgctgggcactggtgaggctgcacctcgagtgctgtgtccagttctgggctcccaatgtaggaaggacatggaggggctggagcgtgtccagagaagggcaacaaggctggtgaggggtgtggaacacaagtgctgtgaggagtggctgagggagctggggttgttgatcctggagaagaggaggctcaggggagacaaggtggtgtcagggcacaggttggacttgatgatctccaaggtcttttccaaccttgctgattctgtgattctgtgaaaccaCCCTTGGAGCagttgcaggatgagccctgggcctcctctggagaaggtgcagcagcccaggtccctcagcttctcctcacagccccagagcccatcctgtcagtcctgcagagcctctgcagcccctcctcattgcccagagcagggagccccacaggcagacacagcagggcagatgtgcccccctggcctgtggtgcctctggcaagggagcagcaggaggcactgcaggagcctgcagacaattcctgaagcacttggaggatgatcctgctccccaagggacgTTCCCATGGTGTGATGCTGtttgtccccagcctgcccacggccagcctggggctgctcacggggcttttctgtgctgagccttGGCCTGGCCATGttctggagagagcctgggcaaggagcctgcagcccccaggccctggcctgaggcgtcagcgctgccccagcagtgcccatggcctgtccctgctgcagccccggcactgccacccccagccctgtgcccggccccgagagcactcaggccctacagcaacagcagggccaggagggcagcggggcagggccacggcagcagcactggcaacaccaagtgctgctgctgctgctgggcacagctgctgtgccagcactgatctgccccagctctgcacacagacattgctgctgcagccacagagaaggTAACAAAAGGGGGAACTCTTGTGAGAACTCTGCTGGAAGttctttttgctcttttaaaaaCCACCAAGAGCTCAGCTCCTCATTGACACAGTCTAGAACCAGAGAAAATGCGGAGGACAACAACACAAGAAATGGTAGAATCAATGGCCTTGCTTTGTGAacatcactgaaaaataaaacaaagaaaaaaacccccaataaCCAAACCAACAAGATGTATCAAAGATGACTTTTATTACAAATGATTTGCATAAATAGGACAGCAGTTTAGTGTTTCTGAAATCGTCCAGTGAACAGTGTCGACACAGCAACCctgagctcctggttcctcaggctgtagatgagggggttcagggctggaggcaccacCGAGTACAGAACTGACACTGACAGATCCATATATGGGGAGAAGATGGAGGGGGGCTTCAGGTAGGCAAAAAATGAGGTGATGATGAAGAGGGATAGCacggccaggtgagggaggcaggtggaaaaggctttgtgccgtccctgctcagagggaaTACTCAGCACAGCCATGAtgatctgcacataggagaaaacaatgaacacaaaacagccAAAAGCTACAGAGATACTAACAGCAAGAAGCCCAAGTTCCCTGAGgtaggatttggagcaggagagcttgaggatctgtgggatttcacagaagaactggcccagggcattgccatgg
This sequence is a window from Prinia subflava isolate CZ2003 ecotype Zambia chromosome 27, Cam_Psub_1.2, whole genome shotgun sequence. Protein-coding genes within it:
- the LOC134562348 gene encoding olfactory receptor 14J1-like, translating into MCYDRFVSICKPLHYETLLGSRACAHMAAAAWASAFLYALLHTANTFSLPLCHGNALGQFFCEIPQILKLSCSKSYLRELGLLAVSISVAFGCFVFIVFSYVQIIMAVLSIPSEQGRHKAFSTCLPHLAVLSLFIITSFFAYLKPPSIFSPYMDLSVSVLYSVVPPALNPLIYSLRNQELRVAVSTLFTGRFQKH